In Candida orthopsilosis Co 90-125, chromosome 6 draft sequence, the following are encoded in one genomic region:
- a CDS encoding Gln3 GATA transcription factor (involved in regulation of filamentous induced by nitrogen starvation): MTTTTTSTGDMVVDDNNNSNDSIVMSRDHFASPLAASKNSHSQPTTSTTTTDANVSSATTTAVNTGHRSIHNRPPQSNLQRSRSEHSPGSHNSSTSSSSFEPGPSLVDIFYSAKKLLNLQPRVENRQLRKSNSKTQLSHMKNNVSNDQYNISISPDFRQRSTSQHIQQHQHQHRRHVHLSGTNEDTFDLLSPLSIDELQNTSALKPIFNSPSKHTVEKSSTPSLPQQNGFNRQNSMDIHTKPNDAECKSPKSDHSSCSRNNSSASGTSATSSSVASDVETTKPKSNLTSSLSKLKELKQEKKNETEEINTTKKETDAETAKTICFNCKTEKTPLWRKDTDGNTLCNACGLFLKLHGTTRPLSLKTDVIKKRNSRKSSSSAMASSAPRTLNIASAQYMNSRSGDGMTVYKKHTPIAIAPNTSAIASSLPNQFSNSFGANNSLQNSRLKNVMILPKTSSSSSLSNKSIPIPQSRNDASSPTSAASSANSSYSYTINNNQPFKRKKSEVNIPATVEQNGGVMSASFTNRNSMSGLPSSSSLSQQQATTFSMSNIPSSIKRTNSLVSSSSLSRRTSLVNIPRKNTISVSTPTNSLTSNNINMLNQRFPQSNYFDTPQEYGQQRPQISRHNSNTTIMHMNNNNMHNQGHNYGNVHDVVDTPNSLNSPNSFLVNSFSQNDTPSSIPATPLNVSGMLPSSIPNTSTTSMLSAQMKQQQQHHHQQHHQQQHHHHHHHHHQQKQHNPQQHHPQHQQYQLHGQDMHSKQLKVLEQYRASKPPIFQHEGIDDELIMLGNNNTSGNNNDIIESIPEINTDMVDTSMSMIDEEFFRNYTSLHNDDDDDDDDEDDEFDIPGLASQDSSQLPSTQISPSKISIAAPKSTQFTSTSDAFATVNNDGGRGNGGATSTDYKDLDWLKFEL; the protein is encoded by the coding sequence ATGACAACTACTACTACAAGCACTGGAGATATGGTAGTTGAtgataacaacaacagcaacgACAGTATAGTGATGTCTCGTGATCACTTTGCGTCACCATTAGCTGCTAGCAAAAATAGTCATTCACAGCCAACTActtcaaccacaacaactGATGCAAATGTGTCATCAGCGACTACAACTGCAGTGAATACAGGTCATCGGTCTATACACAATAGGCCTCCTCAGTCAAATCTACAACGCAGTCGTTCAGAGCACTCACCTGGATCACATAACTCTTCTACTTCTTCCTCCTCGTTTGAACCGGGGCCATCATTAGTTGACATTTTCTATTCAGCtaaaaaattgttaaatttACAACCAAGAGTCGAAAACAGACAATTGCGAAAATCAAATAGTAAAACTCAACTAAGTCATATGAAGAATAACGTATCGAATGATCAATATAACATTAGTATATCACCTGACTTTCGTCAAAGACTGACTTCACAACATatccaacaacatcaacatcaacatcgtCGCCACGTACATCTACTGGGCACAAATGAAGACACTTTTGATTTACTTTCTCCATTATCGATAGATGAGTTGCAAAACACTAGTGCTTTGAAGCCAATATTCAATAGCCCTTCGAAACATACAGTTGAAAAGTCATCTACTCCTAGTCTACCGCAGCAGAATGGATTTAATCGTCAAAATTCTATGGATATACACACTAAACCAAACGACGCCGAGTGCAAGTCGCCTAAATCAGATCACAGCAGTTGTTCAAGAAACAATTCAAGTGCTTCAGGCACTTCGGCTACGTCGAGTAGTGTAGCCTCTGATGTGGAAACTAccaaaccaaaatcaaacttgacatcatcattatccaaattgaaagaattaaaacaggaaaagaagaatgaaACCGAAGAGATCAACACCACAAAGAAGGAGACTGATGCAGAAACAGCAAAGACTAtatgtttcaattgtaaaacTGAAAAGACACCGTTGTGGAGAAAAGACACCGATGGTAATACCTTGTGTAATGCATGTGggttgtttttgaaattacatGGTACTACCCGTCCATTATCTTTGAAAACTGATGTTATCAAAAAGAGAAACTCGAGAAAATCATCGAGTAGTGCAATGGCCAGTTCAGCACCACGAACATTGAATATAGCATCGGCTCAATATATGAACTCAAGAAGTGGTGATGGTATGACTGTTTATAAAAAACATACTCCTATTGCTATTGCCCCCAATACTAGTGCCATTGCTTCATCTTTACCTAAtcaattttccaattcatttgGTGCAAATAATTcattgcaaaattcaagattgaagaatgTAATGATTTTACCCAAGACCTCAAGTTCATCTAGTTTGAGTAACAAGAGTATACCTATCCCACAAAGTAGAAATGATGCAAGCTCCCCCACATCAGCTGCGTCGTCAGCGAATTCCTCTTATTCAtacaccatcaacaataatcAACCATTTAAGAGGAAAAAATCGGAAGTCAATATACCTGCCActgttgaacaaaatggCGGAGTCATGAGTGCATCTTTTACCAACAGGAATAGCATGAGTGGATTGCCTTCCAGTTCATCTTTGAGCCAACAACAAGCTACAACTTTCAGTATGTCGAATATTCCATCCTCAATCAAACGAACCAATTCACTTGtgtcatcatcttcattgagTAGGAGAACTTCATTGGTGAACATACCTAGAAAAAATACTATATCTGTATCAACACCTACAAATTCACTTACTTCGAATAATATAAATATGCTCAATCAAAGGTTCCcacaatcaaattatttTGATACTCCACAAGAATATGGTCAACAACGTCCTCAAATTTCAAGGCATAATAGTAACACCACCATTATGCACATGAATAATAACAATATGCACAATCAAGGTCACAACTATGGCAATGTTcatgatgttgttgatacaccaaattctttaaattcaccaaattcatttcTTGTCAACAGTTTTAGTCAAAATGATACACCAAGTTCTATACCTGCTACTCCATTGAATGTACTGGGTATGCTTCCATCTTCCATACCTAATACTTCAACAACGTCAATGTTGTCGGCAcaaatgaaacaacaacaacaacatcatcatcaacagcatcaccaacaacagcatcaccatcaccatcaccatcaccatcaacaaaagcagCATAACCCCCAGCAACATCACccacaacatcaacaatatcaactacATGGCCAGGACATGcattcaaaacaattgaaagtgTTGGAACAATATAGAGCTAGTAAACCTCCCATTTTCCAACACGAAGGCAtcgatgatgaattgatcaTGTTGGGCAACAATAATACCAGTGGCAATAACAACGATATAATTGAATCTATACCAGAAATCAACACCGATATGGTTGATACAAGTATGAGtatgattgatgaagagttttTCCGCAATTATACCAGCTTGCAcaatgacgatgatgatgatgatgatgacgaggatgatgaatttgacaTTCCTGGTTTAGCGTCCCAAGACAGTTCTCAATTACCATCAACTCAGATATCACCACTGAAGATTAGTATTGCTGCCCCTAAACTGACACAATTCACTAGTACCAGTGATGCATTTGCTACGGTGAATAATGATGGTGGTAGAGGTAACGGAGGTGCCACTTCGACTGATTATAAAGATTTagattggttgaaatttgaattatAA
- a CDS encoding Rny11 protein (S. cerevisiae homolog RNY1 has endoribonuclease activity, has role in apoptosis, cell morphogenesis, RNA catabolic process and localizes to vacuole, extracellular region, cytosol) has product MKQFLFILACYLVHTVSAAQTVFDNSCPSNSPISCSSSNEASCCFESPGGILLQTQFWDYSPATGPDDLFTLHGLWPDNCDGTYEQFCDNSNTIANDGSSIESIIVDSFGDQELYDNLNVAWKDIKGNDHSLWAHEWNKHGTCINTILPKCYTNYQQHQNVYNYYKILYDLFETLPTYKWLVDAGITPSNSKTYTKSQIQQALNSKFGADVYFKCDSNNAINEIWYFHHIKGSLLQQNFIPIDSLSSSNCPSSGILFPPKQGGSGSDPSPTKTTTTTTGPAPTGIPSSGYIKLSGKSGCLISNGKWYTSGTCATYHFSQSSNDNITIKSSKGSCGVDSSNNFVCGSSVQQTGFEVDNGQIGVDGNYKWCLGDSTGSGSSAQTSIYLSDGSCSSFTITVSSK; this is encoded by the coding sequence ATGAAACAGTTTCTCTTTATTTTAGCTTGTTACTTGGTTCATACTGTTTCCGCCGCTCAAACAGTATTCGACAACAGTTGTCCATCGAACTCGCCAATTTCATGTTCTTCATCCAACGAAGCATCATGCTGTTTTGAATCACCAGGTGGAATCCTTTTACAAACACAATTCTGGGATTACAGCCCTGCAACTGGCCCCGATGATTTATTCACCTTGCATGGATTATGGCCCGATAATTGTGATGGAACCTATGAACAATTTTGTGATAATTCAAATACTATTGCTAACGATGGAAGTAGTATTGAGTccatcattgttgattcgTTTGGTGATCAGGAGCTTtatgataatttgaatgttgCTTGGAAAGATATTAAGGGCAATGACCATTCACTTTGGGCTCATGAATGGAACAAACATGGGACTTGTATCAATACTATTTTACCTAAATGTTATACCAATTATCAACAGCATCAAAATGTGTACAATTATTACAAGATTTTGTatgatttatttgaaactttgCCCACTTATAAATGGTTGGTTGATGCTGGTATTACTCCAAGCAACTCCAAAACATATACCAAAtcacaaattcaacaagcgttgaattccaaatttggcGCTGATgtttatttcaaatgtgATTCAAATAATGCCATTAACGAAATTTGGTATTTCCATCATATTAAAGGATCATTGTTGCAACAAAACTTCATTCCTATTGATTCATTATCAAGTTCAAATTGCCCATCGTCTGGAATCTTGTTCCCACCAAAACAAGGTGGATCTGGATCGGATCCAAGCCCAACAAAGaccacaacaaccacaacaggTCCAGCGCCTACTGGAATTCCATCTTCAGGGTATATTAAACTCAGTGGTAAATCAGGATGTTTAATCTCAAACGGTAAATGGTACACATCAGGAACTTGCGCAACTTATCATTTCTCGCAATCGTCAAATGATAACATCACAATCAAGTCATCAAAGGGATCTTGTGGCGTTGATTCGTCAAACAACTTTGTGTGTGGATCATCAGTTCAACAAACTGGATTTGAGGTTGACAATGGACAAATTGGGGTTGATGGAAATTACAAATGGTGTTTGGGTGATTCTACCGGGTCTGGATCGAGTGCACAaacttcaatttatttAAGTGATGGATCATGTAGCTCATTTACCATCACCGTTTCAAGTAAATAA
- a CDS encoding Sah1 S-adenosyl-L-homocysteine hydrolase — MSAPATNFKVADISLAAFGRKDIELSENEMPGLMYIRKRYGPSQPLKGARIAGCLHMTIQTAVLIETLVALGAEVTWSSCNIFSTQDHAAAAIAAAGVPVFAWKGETEEEYQWCIEQQLFAFKDGKKLNLILDDGGDLTSLVHEKYPEMLQDCFGLSEETTTGVHHLYKSLRDGKLKVPAINVNDSVTKSKFDNLYGCRESLVDGIKRATDVMIAGKVAVVAGFGDVGKGCALALQGMGARVIVTEIDPINALQAAVSGYQVAPMDEVASIGQIFVTTTGCRDIIVGKHFEKMPEDAIVCNIGHFDIEIDVAWLKENAQSVVNIKPQVDRYLMKNGRHIILLADGRLVNLGCATGHSSFVMSCSFSNQVLAQIALFNANNKEFREKFPEFAKTGPFDVGVHLLPKILDETVARCHLDHLNARLTKLTSVQAEYLGIPEEGPYKADIYRY; from the coding sequence ATGTCAGCTCCAGCCACTAACTTCAAAGTTGCCGATATTTCATTAGCCGCTTTTGGTAGAAAAGATATCGAATTATCCGAAAACGAAATGCCAGGTTTAATGTATATTCGTAAAAGATATGGTCCATCACAACCATTGAAAGGTGCCAGAATTGCTGGTTGTTTGCACATGACCATTCAAACTGCTGTCTTGATTGAAACTTTAGTTGCATTGGGTGCTGAAGTTACCTGGTCATCATGTAACATTTTCTCAACTCAAGATCatgctgctgctgctattgctgctgctggtgTTCCTGTTTTTGCATGGAAGGGGGaaactgaagaagaatatCAATGGTGTATTGAGCAGCAATTGTTTGCTTTCAAAGACGGcaagaagttgaatttgattttggatgatggtggtgatttGACTTCTTTGGTTCATGAAAAATACCCAGAAATGTTGCAAGATTGTTTCGGGTTGAGTGAAGAAACAACTACTGGTGTTCATCATTTGTACAAGTCTTTGAGAGATGGTAAATTGAAAGTTCCAGCTATCAATGTTAATGATTCAGTCACCAAGTCTAAATTTGACAACTTGTACGGATGTAGAGAATCATTGGTTGATGGTATCAAGAGAGCCACCGATGTTATGATTGCTGGTAaagttgctgttgttgccggttttggtgatgttggTAAAGGTTGCGCTTTGGCTTTACAAGGTATGGGGGCCAGAGTTATTGTTACTGAAATCGATCCAATCAATGCTTTACAAGCTGCTGTTTCTGGTTATCAAGTTGCACCAATGGATGAAGTTGCCTCAATTGGTCAAATTTTCGTTACAACTACTGGTTGTAGAGATATCATTGTTGGtaaacattttgaaaaaatgcCAGAGGATGCCATTGTTTGTAACATTGGCCATTtcgatattgaaattgatgttgcttggttgaaagaaaatgcTCAATCTGTCGTCAACATTAAACCACAAGTTGACAGatacttgatgaagaatgGTCGTCATATCATCTTGTTGGCTGATGGTAGATTAGTCAATTTGGGTTGTGCTACTGGtcattcatcatttgtcatgtcttgttcattttccaatcaAGTTTTGGCTCAAATTGCCCTTTTCAATGCTAATAATAAGGAATTTAGAGAAAAATTCCCTGAATTTGCCAAGACTGGTCCATTCGATGTTGGTGTTCATTTGTTGCCAAAGATTTTGGATGAAACTGTTGCTAGATGtcatttggatcatttgAATGCTAGATTAACCAAATTGACTTCAGTTCAAGCTGAATACTTGGGTATTCCAGAAGAAGGTCCATACAAGGCTGATATCTACAGATACTAA